Within Syntrophorhabdaceae bacterium, the genomic segment ATGTGACCCCGAAGGGAAGGTTGGCGTTTTGTTTGAACCCTTGCAGCAGGTCCTGCCCTTTTTCCATACTGCTGCGCGCCAGCGTTTCCAGGATCGCCTGCAGGTGTCCCGGGTCTCTTTTAACGGACCTTGCGGGAGCTGTTTTTCCCGTCAGGACGGCATCTGTCGCGAACCCCATAGCTATACCCTGCTTGTCGAACGAGACGGCCAGCGACGCGACCGCTTCGAGACTGCGCTCAAATTCATAAGAGGCCCCGGACCTGGCAAACCCTTCCACTCCTACGATAAAAAGCACCTTCTCCTGTTCCGTTGGTTCAAAGACCTTTTCCTGAAGGACATGACGGCGCGCGCTTGCCTTCCAGTGGATGAACCTTGCGGGACGTCCGTGCTGGTAATCATGGGTGCCGAGTATATACACGGGATCGCGTACAGGGCTTTCATCTCCGGGGATGCCGAAAAAATCCCGCCTGGTGATGGAAAAAGGCTTGAGAGGGACGAGCCTTGGATAGACGACGATCTCGAGGGTGTCTTCGATCTTCCGCTCTTTCGGGAAAAAACCGAAAAGGTCGCCGCACGTGAGGTGGATCGGGCCTACACGAAAAACCCCCCGGTGCGGGGCCGTC encodes:
- a CDS encoding DUF58 domain-containing protein — encoded protein: MEAISRRVSSIFITFPTLFLGTLLLITALLYKQRDLSVLLLLILTVAGAAKLWATIGRSGIECRAAINTNKVFPEGGLDLGLTVKNNTSLPLWCQLDIPLNGLRRRTFDDAATALMGEASLLWHGSGRFQWELTAPHRGVFRVGPIHLTCGDLFGFFPKERKIEDTLEIVVYPRLVPLKPFSITRRDFFGIPGDESPVRDPVYILGTHDYQHGRPARFIHWKASARRHVLQEKVFEPTEQEKVLFIVGVEGFARSGASYEFERSLEAVASLAVSFDKQGIAMGFATDAVLTGKTAPARSVKRDPGHLQAILETLARSSMEKGQDLLQGFKQNANLPFGVT